CGCAGATGAAACTGACATCAGCATCAAGGACAAAGAGTTGAGCCATAGAGCTCGCAAGTGAAATTTTTAAATTCCGGATGCTTTTTCAACTCAAAAAAGAATAAAAATTAATGTCTAACTAAAAATATGTTCAAGTGAAATATATCATATCCCGAGGTGAATAAAATCATTTCAAAATAATAGCATATCTGTCACTTTTGAGTAATGGCGTAGTTTATTGCGTTTTCTGTCTTTGTGTTCAGAGTAAAAAAGGAAATTATGTATACAATAAGAAATCTTAGTAACTTTTTGCTGTTTATGGTGGCAATCATTCTATATGCCGGATGTGATGTTTATATAAATGTTTCCACCAATTCAACTGCAGACACCGATTTTTCGAAATACCGGACTTTCGCATGGCTCCCCGATGAGATCGACACAAATAATCTTCCGTTCAATAATGAAATTATACTTAACAATGTCAGAAACTATTTCGGATACAGCTTTGCAAAGAGAGGATATAAAGTTAACCTTGATACTCCCGATGTTCTTTTACAAGTGAGGCTCACCAATAAAACTAAAGAAAAGACGCTATTCTATTCACCACGTGTTTGGCCATATTACTACCACAACTATTATTATGGGAGTATTTATTTTTACCCTTACGAATTTGATTATTACTATCATGATTATCCATATTGCTACCCTCCGGATTATTGCACGCAAAAAATTACATATAACGAAGGTTCGATAACATTAACTGTAGTCGATCGCAAAAAAAATAAGGTGGTATGGGCCGGAAGTGCGAGAGGAGATATATTCGATCCGGCATACATACATGAAAATATTCATCCGTCCGTCGAA
This window of the Bacteroidota bacterium genome carries:
- a CDS encoding DUF4136 domain-containing protein, whose amino-acid sequence is MYTIRNLSNFLLFMVAIILYAGCDVYINVSTNSTADTDFSKYRTFAWLPDEIDTNNLPFNNEIILNNVRNYFGYSFAKRGYKVNLDTPDVLLQVRLTNKTKEKTLFYSPRVWPYYYHNYYYGSIYFYPYEFDYYYHDYPYCYPPDYCTQKITYNEGSITLTVVDRKKNKVVWAGSARGDIFDPAYIHENIHPSVEAIMKKYPVKPMTKKRKVRNTQSDDIYN